The Thamnophis elegans isolate rThaEle1 chromosome Z, rThaEle1.pri, whole genome shotgun sequence genome contains a region encoding:
- the TRAPPC1 gene encoding trafficking protein particle complex subunit 1 — MYGMLFSIRSFVSKMSPVDMKDGFLSFQTSKYKLHYYETPSGLKVVMNTDLGVGNIQDILHQIYGYIYVEYVVKNPLCSLNESIQSELFRNKLDSFVRALPFFSARAG; from the exons ATGTACGGGATGCTCTTCTCCATCCGCTCCTTCGTTAGCAAAATGAGCCCTGTGGATAT GAAGGACGGCTTCCTCTCCTTCCAGACCAGCAAGTACAAACTGCACTACTACGAGACGCCCAGCGGACTCAAGGTGGTCATGAACACCGACCTGGGAGTGGGCAACATCCAGGACATCCTGCACCAGATCTACGGCTAT ATTTACGTGGAGTATGTCGTCAAAAACCCCCTCTGCAGCTTAAACGAGAGCATCCAGAGCGAGCTTTTCCGGAACAAGCTGGACAGCTTCGTCCGGGCGTTGCCCTTCTTCTCGGCTCGTGCCGGctag